A single region of the Methanobacterium formicicum genome encodes:
- the hacB gene encoding homoaconitase small subunit translates to MKTEIKGKVWKFRDSIDTDVIIPGRYLRTFSLDELASHVMEGENPEFAKNVQKGDVIVAGWNFGCGSSREQAPVALKHAGVDAIVAKSFARIFYRNAINVGLPVIVADIEAEEGEELNINLAEGTIQNISTGKSYTIQPFHDFMLGILKNGGLVKHHLKKKNI, encoded by the coding sequence ATGAAAACAGAGATAAAGGGTAAAGTTTGGAAGTTCCGGGACAGTATAGACACTGATGTTATAATACCTGGAAGATATTTGAGAACCTTCAGTCTAGATGAGCTAGCCAGCCATGTAATGGAAGGTGAAAACCCTGAATTTGCCAAAAATGTGCAAAAGGGAGATGTAATTGTGGCCGGCTGGAACTTCGGTTGCGGTTCATCACGGGAACAGGCTCCGGTGGCCTTAAAACACGCCGGTGTTGATGCCATTGTCGCCAAATCCTTTGCACGCATATTCTACCGTAATGCTATAAATGTAGGTCTACCGGTAATAGTGGCAGATATAGAAGCCGAAGAAGGGGAAGAACTTAATATAAACCTGGCAGAAGGAACAATCCAGAATATAAGCACGGGAAAAAGTTATACTATACAGCCCTTCCATGATTTCATGCTGGGAATACTCAAAAATGGGGGGCTGGTGAAACACCACCTGAAGAAGAAAAATATTTAA
- a CDS encoding GerW family sporulation protein, giving the protein MDIQDPIKTTVEEIRKVLNIENVIGEVIESEDKVMIPVTRMGMAFGAGIGDQKGTSNEGGSLGAAAGGAGIEPVAMVVVFKGQSGPEGVKMLPLKNPDPLTRAIGEVSNAIVDVMAEGRKMGMGKKHTKKAEEAKTEEKKGEPPV; this is encoded by the coding sequence ATGGATATTCAGGATCCTATAAAAACTACAGTAGAAGAAATTCGGAAAGTTCTAAACATAGAAAACGTCATTGGCGAAGTAATTGAAAGTGAAGACAAAGTAATGATACCCGTCACTCGAATGGGAATGGCCTTTGGAGCGGGTATCGGTGATCAAAAAGGTACTTCCAATGAAGGAGGTTCCCTTGGTGCTGCCGCCGGTGGTGCAGGCATAGAACCAGTGGCCATGGTCGTGGTCTTCAAAGGTCAGAGCGGACCTGAAGGGGTTAAAATGTTGCCTTTAAAAAATCCAGATCCATTAACCAGAGCAATTGGTGAAGTTAGCAATGCCATAGTTGATGTTATGGCTGAAGGCCGAAAAATGGGAATGGGTAAAAAACATACTAAAAAAGCTGAAGAAGCAAAAACTGAAGAAAAAAAGGGTGAACCTCCTGTATGA
- a CDS encoding protein-L-isoaspartate O-methyltransferase, whose amino-acid sequence MKDKRKTLVDKLFNQGYIKSQKVKNAMLKVPREQFMPQGTVYQAYADRPFPIGKGQTISAPHMVAIIAERLDLEGGMNILEIGTGWGYNAAVVAEVVGRKGHIYTVERIPELAAKARENLEKTGYSGVVTVIEGDGTRGYPEKAPYDRIYGTASAPKIPEPLKEQLKIGGKLIVPMGSDYFQDLISMVRVSEDEYQTKNLGGVVFVPMIGEHGWPED is encoded by the coding sequence TTGAAGGATAAAAGAAAAACACTGGTGGATAAACTCTTTAATCAGGGATATATTAAAAGCCAAAAAGTTAAAAATGCCATGCTTAAGGTTCCTCGAGAGCAATTCATGCCACAGGGTACTGTTTATCAGGCCTATGCTGATCGCCCCTTTCCCATTGGGAAAGGCCAGACCATATCTGCACCCCATATGGTAGCGATCATTGCCGAGAGATTGGATCTGGAGGGGGGTATGAACATCCTGGAGATTGGAACGGGATGGGGATACAACGCAGCGGTGGTGGCGGAAGTAGTGGGCAGGAAAGGCCACATCTACACCGTGGAAAGGATCCCGGAACTGGCAGCAAAGGCCAGGGAGAACCTGGAAAAAACGGGCTATTCAGGAGTAGTGACGGTCATCGAAGGGGATGGAACCCGTGGATACCCTGAAAAAGCCCCCTACGATAGGATTTATGGAACGGCCAGTGCACCAAAAATCCCCGAACCCCTTAAAGAACAACTTAAAATTGGGGGAAAACTGATTGTACCCATGGGCTCTGACTACTTCCAGGACTTGATATCAATGGTCCGAGTTTCAGAGGATGAATACCAGACCAAAAACCTGGGAGGGGTTGTCTTTGTCCCCATGATTGGGGAACATGGCTGGCCTGAAGATTAG
- a CDS encoding HVO_0476 family zinc finger protein — protein sequence MKCPVCDSESYEILKTKGKNTKEVLLKCNECGNTYRETVIIPKMVECRVIISKFEESLKKTIKIYPDEVLEVGEVLVVDGEEAEITSLENVRGGRVSKSPVSELVTIWATSLSGPARVGISIDNHGWILSKKVEVDRDFQFNVGDVVKMGKAVFRIKSMKTITSKIRKGGATADQIKRIYGRPADGKDKFKYDLSSKIVEVVEEEQVP from the coding sequence ATGAAATGTCCAGTTTGTGACTCTGAATCTTATGAAATACTTAAAACTAAGGGTAAAAATACCAAAGAAGTTCTTTTAAAGTGTAATGAATGTGGAAACACCTACCGAGAAACAGTGATCATTCCTAAGATGGTAGAATGCCGGGTGATCATCAGTAAATTTGAAGAATCCCTTAAAAAAACCATTAAAATCTATCCGGATGAAGTTCTGGAAGTTGGTGAAGTGCTGGTGGTGGATGGTGAGGAAGCGGAGATCACCTCCCTGGAAAACGTCAGGGGAGGCCGAGTTTCCAAAAGCCCGGTCTCAGAACTGGTAACTATCTGGGCCACATCCCTTTCCGGCCCGGCCCGGGTGGGAATATCCATTGATAACCATGGCTGGATACTGTCCAAGAAGGTGGAAGTGGATAGGGATTTCCAGTTTAATGTGGGGGATGTAGTGAAAATGGGAAAGGCAGTTTTCCGTATAAAATCCATGAAAACCATCACTTCCAAGATTCGAAAGGGAGGAGCCACCGCTGACCAAATAAAAAGGATTTACGGAAGACCTGCCGATGGTAAAGATAAATTCAAGTATGATTTAAGCTCAAAAATTGTGGAAGTAGTGGAAGAAGAGCAGGTGCCCTAA
- a CDS encoding zinc-ribbon domain-containing protein, protein MKYLVCENCGGYYTLEEDEPLDDFELCHCGGKLYLMEEETLLELQYPNITCQYCGNENTINSAFCSECGQILTSAKDIYRTSPREKLKPVGIFAGVTFILVSIVLLGLFI, encoded by the coding sequence ATGAAGTATTTAGTATGTGAAAATTGTGGAGGGTACTACACCCTGGAGGAAGATGAACCCCTCGATGACTTTGAATTATGTCACTGTGGTGGTAAGCTCTATTTAATGGAGGAAGAAACATTACTTGAACTCCAGTACCCTAATATAACATGTCAATACTGTGGTAATGAAAATACAATAAACAGCGCATTTTGTAGTGAATGTGGGCAGATATTAACTTCTGCTAAGGATATATACCGAACCAGTCCCCGTGAAAAATTAAAACCCGTGGGTATATTTGCCGGTGTAACTTTTATTTTAGTTTCAATAGTCCTTTTGGGGTTATTTATCTGA
- a CDS encoding tRNA (N(6)-L-threonylcarbamoyladenosine(37)-C(2))-methylthiotransferase gives MKIYMETFGCTFNQADSEIMAGLLEKNGGIIVKSPENADVIIINTCYVKQPTEQKITNHIKKIQSQFPEKKLLIAGCMVDIHPRKLEKLAPEAGWIGARRINSTLEIVEAAMEGNVLREKGQGCDIKTGLPRKRSNPRVHILQICEGCLGKCSYCCTRFARGKLQSYPISLLKKDAEQAVAEGCVEIQITAQDTAAFGKDTGETLADLINEIASIKGDFRIRVGMMHPGNIQEHLGDIAQALRSEKVYKFLHLPVQSGSNQVLADMNRGHTVEEYLELVRYFKSQIPSLSLATDIIVGYPTEKEDDFQDTLNLIQEIRPDFLHISKYHHRPGTKSSLLPEIDHHTMKKRSSSLNDLKSEIALEKNKKLLKTRQKILITDKGSKGGYLGRSNSYKTVVVGEAQLGTFQDVEITQYKSTYLRGEEH, from the coding sequence ATGAAAATCTATATGGAAACCTTTGGTTGTACCTTTAACCAGGCAGATTCAGAGATAATGGCTGGTTTACTGGAGAAAAACGGGGGAATAATTGTAAAATCCCCTGAAAATGCGGATGTAATTATTATAAACACCTGTTACGTTAAACAACCCACGGAACAGAAAATAACTAATCATATTAAAAAGATACAGTCCCAGTTCCCGGAAAAGAAACTTTTAATTGCGGGGTGTATGGTGGACATCCATCCCCGGAAGCTGGAAAAACTGGCACCCGAAGCAGGATGGATCGGAGCGCGCCGGATCAATTCAACTCTGGAAATAGTGGAAGCTGCTATGGAAGGGAATGTCTTAAGGGAAAAAGGTCAAGGATGTGATATTAAAACCGGCCTTCCCCGAAAACGGTCCAATCCCCGGGTTCACATACTCCAGATTTGTGAGGGATGTCTGGGTAAATGCAGTTACTGCTGCACCAGATTTGCACGGGGTAAACTGCAGAGCTATCCTATATCACTTTTAAAGAAGGACGCAGAACAGGCTGTAGCTGAAGGTTGTGTGGAAATCCAGATCACTGCCCAGGACACTGCCGCCTTTGGTAAGGATACCGGAGAAACCTTAGCTGATTTAATTAATGAAATAGCCTCCATTAAAGGTGATTTTCGCATAAGAGTGGGAATGATGCATCCCGGGAACATTCAGGAACACTTGGGGGATATTGCCCAAGCTTTAAGAAGTGAGAAGGTTTACAAGTTCCTACACCTTCCAGTACAGAGTGGTAGTAATCAGGTTCTCGCGGATATGAACCGGGGACACACTGTAGAGGAATATCTGGAACTGGTAAGATATTTTAAATCACAGATACCCTCCCTGTCCCTGGCAACGGATATCATTGTAGGCTACCCTACTGAGAAGGAGGATGATTTTCAGGACACCCTGAACCTCATCCAGGAAATACGTCCCGATTTCCTGCACATCTCCAAATACCATCATCGGCCGGGTACCAAGTCATCCTTACTTCCGGAAATAGACCACCACACTATGAAAAAACGTTCCAGTTCCTTAAATGATCTCAAATCAGAGATAGCCTTAGAAAAAAATAAGAAACTACTAAAAACCCGGCAAAAAATACTCATAACTGATAAAGGAAGTAAAGGTGGCTACCTGGGACGTTCCAATTCCTATAAAACAGTGGTGGTTGGAGAAGCCCAGCTAGGAACTTTCCAGGATGTGGAAATAACCCAGTACAAGAGTACCTATCTGAGAGGGGAAGAACATTAA